TTTCTTTTCCATCGGCTATGGGAGTGAAATGTTAAAGGTGAAAAGTGAAAAGTGAAAAAGTTTAACTTATTGATTTTAAAAGGCCGAAGAGCATTTTGGAGATATCGTTCAACTGTTTCAATAGATCGCTTTTTCTGGCCTCGTCCAAATAGCCCAACATACCTGCAAGTTCGATCTGAGTATCCAGTTCACTGATGGAGCCTTGGGCAATGTTGAGGAACTGTCTGAATTCCTTGTTGCCTTTGCGGGCTGC
This DNA window, taken from Desulfobacterales bacterium, encodes the following:
- a CDS encoding four helix bundle protein, whose amino-acid sequence is MELVREIYRSTQTFPKSEEYVLSSQMRRAAISIPSNLAEGAARKGNKEFRQFLNIAQGSISELDTQIELAGMLGYLDEARKSDLLKQLNDISKMLFGLLKSIS